A stretch of the Lolium perenne isolate Kyuss_39 chromosome 3, Kyuss_2.0, whole genome shotgun sequence genome encodes the following:
- the LOC127293469 gene encoding dual specificity protein phosphatase PHS1 isoform X2, with the protein MEHRAARQEKEQEAPPIPPPRVVSLIFGGDISTPAQTFEKWVSLVRKRSGTFRPSGFPRRSSRIEVMPSGSFSLFRSADLSELVVKEEPTSREKNPTFDQPPEISVWERLGSASALDIESSDFSWSMLSSLHHTEHSSSSEHSEDEMSKALEVTVNSGGVVFFALFNSLDNNGLPKEEAAVIKFAASKMATQAELLGYEFARLLGVQTPQARVVHNSSLEWQEIRHAAENAREIAVSNKDEIGEMTCSELLEALELSRCLLLMSYIHGSPLLESSKAFSSQKAACATSSSLGRVLMLDLILRNEDRLPCRQLGWRGNPANLMISDRSSFPSVDRFEDSKSASDSSNPLLSKEKRFHSANGRLDSLEVDLMSRKADASTSIPENAGSTSGTLHIVAIDTGVPRRPPAGRRLKDHERYPKVVELILNNSDYSSNILCEISGGKLGLSGPDESITSIDSCCSLSDEENASAIHEFRVAFRAALRDLEGFHLFLLQLYQKLDGVLRVFSSIITKSSEEPDHNDIAVSDFPSPGVNYSTPCPPNKQLNSELHSDSGVLKSATKTSSAGSRGSLDSVSPMSRDSWSNKHLRGSADSSRSLRMTMKLRDFHKTPKVDLDPELTREIEQWNEAFKSDVIRFCQENNFHSGFFDGTENNMVGDAYELKVRLEHIIERIALVSDAANTERPSLVINNVFIGGALAARSKYTLKHLGITHVLCLCSNEIGQSDTQFPDLFQYKNFSISDDDDANISDLFEEASDFIDQVDVVGGKVLIHCFEGKSRSATVVLAYLMLRKGFTLAKAWNLLKKVHRRAQPNDGFAKALLALDKKLHGKVSMDWQQKRPEMKVCPICSKNVGLSTSSLKLHLQKAHRRLSQGSVDSAMTMEIQKSIQSLRISRGGSLSPSQKLAKAFADELSF; encoded by the exons ATGGAACATCGGGCAGCCCGGCAAGAGAAGGAGCAGGAGGCGCCGCCGATCCCTCCACCCAGG GTGGTTTCTTTGATTTTTGGTGGTGATATATCAACACCAGCACAGACATTCGAGAAATGGGTGTCGCTGGTACGTAAGCGGAGTGGGACTTTCCGTCCATCAGGGTTCCCGCGTCGCAGTTCAAGGATTGAAGTGATGCCAAGTGGAAGCTTCTCGCTATTTAGGAGCGCAGACTTAAG TGAGCTAGTGGTTAAAGAAGAACCAACGAGCAGAGAAAAGAATCCTACATTTGATCAGCCTCCTGAAATAAGCGTGTGGGAGAGGCTTGGGAGTGCTTCTGCATTAGACATTGAATCATCTGACTTTTCATGGAGTATGCTGTCATCTCTGCACCATACAGAACACAGCAGTAGTTCGGAACACTCTGAAGATGAGATGAGTAAAGCTCTTGAG GTGACTGTGAACTCTGGTGGCGTTGTATTCTTTGCTCTATTTAATTCTTTGGATAACAACGGTTTACCAAAAGAAGAAGCAGCTGTTATAAAGTTTGCAGCATCAAAGATGGCAACACAGGCAGAACTTTTGGGTTATGAATTTGCACGCTTGCTTGGAGTCCAAACACCACAA GCTAGAGTAGTACATAATTCTAGCCTGGAGTGGCAGGAGATTAGACATGCTGCGGAAAATGCACGAGAGATCGCGGTTTCGAATAAAGATGAGATTGGTGAGATGACTTGCTCAGAATTGTTGGAAGCTCTTGAGCTAAGCCGTTGTCTTCTTCTAATGAG TTATATTCATGGCTCACCCCTGCTTGAGAGTTCAAAGGCATTCAGTTCACAGAAAGCTGCATGTGCTACTTCTTCATCCCTTGGAAGGGTCTTGATGCTAGATCTGATACTCAGGAATGAGGATAGGCTCCCATGCCGTCAGCTTGGTTGGCGTGGCAATCCCGCGAACCTGATGATTTCAGATAGATCATCCTTCCCGAGTGTGGACAGATTTGAGGATTCAAAGAGCGCTTCAGATAGCTCAAATCCATTGCTTTCTAAAGAGAAACGGTTTCACTCTGCAAATGGAAGATTAGATTCTCTCGAGGTGGACCTCATGTCACGAAAAGCAGATGCGTCTACAAGTATACCAGAAAATGCTGGAAGTACGAGTGGGACTTTGCACATTGTAGCAATTGACACTGGGGTGCCCCGTCGCCCGCCTGCAGGGAGACGTTTGAAAGATCATGAACGATATCCCAAAGTTGTAGAGCTCATTTTGAATAACTCGGACTACTCCTCAAATATCTTGTGTGAGATTTCTGGTGGCAAACTTGGGCTTTCTGGACCTGATGAGTCAATTACTTCCATTGATTCTTGTTGCTCTCTTTCTGATGAAGAAAATGCTTCTGCGATTCACGAATTCCGAGTGGCATTTCGTGCAGCTCTTAGGGATCTTGAGGGGTTCCATCTGTTTCTTCTCCAGCTATACCAAAAACTGGATGGTGTTCTGCGAGTTTTCTCATCCATAATTACTAAAAGCTCTGAGGAACCTGACCATAATGACATTGCAGTTTCAGATTTTCCATCTCCAGGAGTCAACTACAGTACTCCTTGCCCACCTAATAAGCAACTAAACAGTGAGCTTCATAGTGACTCTGGAGTTCTTAAATCAGCAACAAAGACATCTTCTGCCGGATCCCGGGGAAGCTTAGATTCAGTTTCTCCTATGTCCAGGGACAGTTGGAGCAATAAACATTTGAGGGGGAGTGCAGATTCTTCCCGAAGTCTAAGAATGACAATGAAACTTCGTGATTTTCACAAGACTCCAAAG GTTGATCTAGATCCTGAGTTGACCAGGGAGATAGAACAATGGAACGAAGCGTTTAAGAGCGATGTGATCAGATTTTGTCAGGAGAACAATTTTCATTCTGGATTCTTTGATGGAACTGAGAACAACATGGTGGGAGATGCCTATGAGTTAAAG GTGCGTCTTGAGCACATCATTGAAAGGATAGCCTTGGTCTCTGATGCTGCAAATACGGAGCGACCTTCTCTTGTGATCAACAATGTATTTATAGGTGGGGCTCTGGCTGCAAGATCTAAGTATACCCTTAAGCATTTGGGCATTACCCATGTACTATGTTTGTGTTCAAATGAGATTGGTCAATCGGATACCCAGTTTCCTGATCTTTTTCAGTACAAGAACTTCTCA attagtgatgatgatgatgcaaacatCAGTGATCTTTTTGAAGAAGCATCAGATTTTATCGATCAGGTCGATGTTGTTGGGGGTAAGGTTCTCATTCATTGCTTTGAAGGGAAAAGTCGGAGTGCCACAGTTGTCCTTGCCTACTTGATGCTCAGAAA GGGCTTCACTCTCGCGAAAGCCTGGAACTTACTAAAGAAAGTACACCGTCGGGCACAACCAAATGACGGTTTCGCCAAGGCCCTGCTAGCTCTAGACAAGAAACTGCACGGCAAGGTGTCGATGGACTGGCAGCAGAAGCGTCCAGAGATGAAGGTGTGCCCAATATGCAGCAAGAACGTGGGCCTGAGCACAAGCTCACTCAAGCTGCATCTGCAGAAGGCGCACAGGCGGCTATCTCAAGGCAGTGTGGACAGCGCCATGACCATGGAGATCCAGAAATCGATCCAGTCGCTCCGGATCAGCCGTGGTGGGAGCCTGAGCCCTTCTCAGAAGCTGGCTAAGGCATTTGCCGATGAGCTGAGCTTCTGA
- the LOC127293469 gene encoding dual specificity protein phosphatase PHS1 isoform X1, with amino-acid sequence MEHRAARQEKEQEAPPIPPPRENEEDRELKLSSRVVSLIFGGDISTPAQTFEKWVSLVRKRSGTFRPSGFPRRSSRIEVMPSGSFSLFRSADLSELVVKEEPTSREKNPTFDQPPEISVWERLGSASALDIESSDFSWSMLSSLHHTEHSSSSEHSEDEMSKALEVTVNSGGVVFFALFNSLDNNGLPKEEAAVIKFAASKMATQAELLGYEFARLLGVQTPQARVVHNSSLEWQEIRHAAENAREIAVSNKDEIGEMTCSELLEALELSRCLLLMSYIHGSPLLESSKAFSSQKAACATSSSLGRVLMLDLILRNEDRLPCRQLGWRGNPANLMISDRSSFPSVDRFEDSKSASDSSNPLLSKEKRFHSANGRLDSLEVDLMSRKADASTSIPENAGSTSGTLHIVAIDTGVPRRPPAGRRLKDHERYPKVVELILNNSDYSSNILCEISGGKLGLSGPDESITSIDSCCSLSDEENASAIHEFRVAFRAALRDLEGFHLFLLQLYQKLDGVLRVFSSIITKSSEEPDHNDIAVSDFPSPGVNYSTPCPPNKQLNSELHSDSGVLKSATKTSSAGSRGSLDSVSPMSRDSWSNKHLRGSADSSRSLRMTMKLRDFHKTPKVDLDPELTREIEQWNEAFKSDVIRFCQENNFHSGFFDGTENNMVGDAYELKVRLEHIIERIALVSDAANTERPSLVINNVFIGGALAARSKYTLKHLGITHVLCLCSNEIGQSDTQFPDLFQYKNFSISDDDDANISDLFEEASDFIDQVDVVGGKVLIHCFEGKSRSATVVLAYLMLRKGFTLAKAWNLLKKVHRRAQPNDGFAKALLALDKKLHGKVSMDWQQKRPEMKVCPICSKNVGLSTSSLKLHLQKAHRRLSQGSVDSAMTMEIQKSIQSLRISRGGSLSPSQKLAKAFADELSF; translated from the exons ATGGAACATCGGGCAGCCCGGCAAGAGAAGGAGCAGGAGGCGCCGCCGATCCCTCCACCCAGG GAAAACGAAGAggacagagagctgaagctatcCTCTCGT GTGGTTTCTTTGATTTTTGGTGGTGATATATCAACACCAGCACAGACATTCGAGAAATGGGTGTCGCTGGTACGTAAGCGGAGTGGGACTTTCCGTCCATCAGGGTTCCCGCGTCGCAGTTCAAGGATTGAAGTGATGCCAAGTGGAAGCTTCTCGCTATTTAGGAGCGCAGACTTAAG TGAGCTAGTGGTTAAAGAAGAACCAACGAGCAGAGAAAAGAATCCTACATTTGATCAGCCTCCTGAAATAAGCGTGTGGGAGAGGCTTGGGAGTGCTTCTGCATTAGACATTGAATCATCTGACTTTTCATGGAGTATGCTGTCATCTCTGCACCATACAGAACACAGCAGTAGTTCGGAACACTCTGAAGATGAGATGAGTAAAGCTCTTGAG GTGACTGTGAACTCTGGTGGCGTTGTATTCTTTGCTCTATTTAATTCTTTGGATAACAACGGTTTACCAAAAGAAGAAGCAGCTGTTATAAAGTTTGCAGCATCAAAGATGGCAACACAGGCAGAACTTTTGGGTTATGAATTTGCACGCTTGCTTGGAGTCCAAACACCACAA GCTAGAGTAGTACATAATTCTAGCCTGGAGTGGCAGGAGATTAGACATGCTGCGGAAAATGCACGAGAGATCGCGGTTTCGAATAAAGATGAGATTGGTGAGATGACTTGCTCAGAATTGTTGGAAGCTCTTGAGCTAAGCCGTTGTCTTCTTCTAATGAG TTATATTCATGGCTCACCCCTGCTTGAGAGTTCAAAGGCATTCAGTTCACAGAAAGCTGCATGTGCTACTTCTTCATCCCTTGGAAGGGTCTTGATGCTAGATCTGATACTCAGGAATGAGGATAGGCTCCCATGCCGTCAGCTTGGTTGGCGTGGCAATCCCGCGAACCTGATGATTTCAGATAGATCATCCTTCCCGAGTGTGGACAGATTTGAGGATTCAAAGAGCGCTTCAGATAGCTCAAATCCATTGCTTTCTAAAGAGAAACGGTTTCACTCTGCAAATGGAAGATTAGATTCTCTCGAGGTGGACCTCATGTCACGAAAAGCAGATGCGTCTACAAGTATACCAGAAAATGCTGGAAGTACGAGTGGGACTTTGCACATTGTAGCAATTGACACTGGGGTGCCCCGTCGCCCGCCTGCAGGGAGACGTTTGAAAGATCATGAACGATATCCCAAAGTTGTAGAGCTCATTTTGAATAACTCGGACTACTCCTCAAATATCTTGTGTGAGATTTCTGGTGGCAAACTTGGGCTTTCTGGACCTGATGAGTCAATTACTTCCATTGATTCTTGTTGCTCTCTTTCTGATGAAGAAAATGCTTCTGCGATTCACGAATTCCGAGTGGCATTTCGTGCAGCTCTTAGGGATCTTGAGGGGTTCCATCTGTTTCTTCTCCAGCTATACCAAAAACTGGATGGTGTTCTGCGAGTTTTCTCATCCATAATTACTAAAAGCTCTGAGGAACCTGACCATAATGACATTGCAGTTTCAGATTTTCCATCTCCAGGAGTCAACTACAGTACTCCTTGCCCACCTAATAAGCAACTAAACAGTGAGCTTCATAGTGACTCTGGAGTTCTTAAATCAGCAACAAAGACATCTTCTGCCGGATCCCGGGGAAGCTTAGATTCAGTTTCTCCTATGTCCAGGGACAGTTGGAGCAATAAACATTTGAGGGGGAGTGCAGATTCTTCCCGAAGTCTAAGAATGACAATGAAACTTCGTGATTTTCACAAGACTCCAAAG GTTGATCTAGATCCTGAGTTGACCAGGGAGATAGAACAATGGAACGAAGCGTTTAAGAGCGATGTGATCAGATTTTGTCAGGAGAACAATTTTCATTCTGGATTCTTTGATGGAACTGAGAACAACATGGTGGGAGATGCCTATGAGTTAAAG GTGCGTCTTGAGCACATCATTGAAAGGATAGCCTTGGTCTCTGATGCTGCAAATACGGAGCGACCTTCTCTTGTGATCAACAATGTATTTATAGGTGGGGCTCTGGCTGCAAGATCTAAGTATACCCTTAAGCATTTGGGCATTACCCATGTACTATGTTTGTGTTCAAATGAGATTGGTCAATCGGATACCCAGTTTCCTGATCTTTTTCAGTACAAGAACTTCTCA attagtgatgatgatgatgcaaacatCAGTGATCTTTTTGAAGAAGCATCAGATTTTATCGATCAGGTCGATGTTGTTGGGGGTAAGGTTCTCATTCATTGCTTTGAAGGGAAAAGTCGGAGTGCCACAGTTGTCCTTGCCTACTTGATGCTCAGAAA GGGCTTCACTCTCGCGAAAGCCTGGAACTTACTAAAGAAAGTACACCGTCGGGCACAACCAAATGACGGTTTCGCCAAGGCCCTGCTAGCTCTAGACAAGAAACTGCACGGCAAGGTGTCGATGGACTGGCAGCAGAAGCGTCCAGAGATGAAGGTGTGCCCAATATGCAGCAAGAACGTGGGCCTGAGCACAAGCTCACTCAAGCTGCATCTGCAGAAGGCGCACAGGCGGCTATCTCAAGGCAGTGTGGACAGCGCCATGACCATGGAGATCCAGAAATCGATCCAGTCGCTCCGGATCAGCCGTGGTGGGAGCCTGAGCCCTTCTCAGAAGCTGGCTAAGGCATTTGCCGATGAGCTGAGCTTCTGA